A single region of the Sorghum bicolor cultivar BTx623 chromosome 7, Sorghum_bicolor_NCBIv3, whole genome shotgun sequence genome encodes:
- the LOC8057871 gene encoding pentatricopeptide repeat-containing protein At4g30825, chloroplastic: MASLRIKSPAGPPELRRRNLARNPVHVGDLVGFSSKMLPMGDHRCAGSAVITSHGVGYVGAGRKSCPGAFLKNGVVCSLDDSGVRVSTLCSSLPSEALSFGSKMSLVNSMGFAQKKKGCKLWRRLQGGKKLVKHRAPKHGLGKDRHGHKSAVKDDGVDALLSGISKESSIEECNSALIRLEKLSDEKALNFFDWMKVNGKLKGNPHAYHLALQAIAWKEDWKMAELLLCEMVADSGCTLDARAFNGLIYVCAKRRLDAWATKWFHMMLEREVQPNLSTFGMLMVLYQKTGKLSEAEFTFQKMRNCNIKCVNAYSAMITLYTRLGLFAKSEDTINLMNNDGLVPNMENWLVRLNVYCQQGKMEEAELVLQSMVDEGFTLNIVAYNTLITGYGKSSDVQKANRVFDSLGSAGLAPDETTYRSMVEGFGRANIYEEAILYYRKLKGAGFRPNASNFYTMINLLARRDDNETAAEIMEDMRAAGCQCSSIVTVLVRAYGAVGRMHKVLPILQACFNKKILFDATSCSILVTSFVQKSLLEEALYILREKKWKDSAFEDNLYHMLICSCKEGGSYNDAVRIYNQMPKSETHPNPRISCTMIDVFSMMKRFADAEAIYLELKASASVLDMIAYSVIVRMYIKAQRLEDACSILAEMEKQKEIIPDKYLFLDMLRTYQKCGLLEKLADTYYWIRKSQVECDEAMYNCIINCCGRAIPVDELSRIFDEMIQQGHLANTVTLNVLLDIYGKAGLFNRAEKVFIMARKQGLADIISYNTIIAAYAKSGNFHSMNYFVQMMQDAGFPVSPEAYNCMLDAYGKAGQLEEFASVLQKMKRAKCKFDHYTYNIMINIYGRRGWIEDVSNVLAELKDRGVVPDLYSYNTLIKAYGIARMPEDAVKLMQEMRIKGISPDRVTYANLIAALQRNENFLEAVKWSLWMRQTGVVGCGARA, from the coding sequence ATGGCTTCGCTGAGGATTAAAAGCCCAGCCGGTCCTCCGGAACTCAGAAGGCGCAATCTTGCTAGAAACCCAGTCCATGTGGGGGATTTGGTTGGGTTTAGTTCCAAGATGTTGCCAATGGGGGACCACAGGTGTGCAGGCAGCGCAGTCATCACAAGCCATGGTGTTGGATATGTTGGTGCTGGGAGGAAGAGCTGTCCAGGGGCATTCTTGAAGAATGGTGTGGTCTGCTCTCTCGACGATAGTGGTGTCAGGGTGTCTACGCTGTGTTCATCTCTTCCATCTGAAGCTCTAAGTTTTGGCAGCAAAATGTCATTAGTTAATTCAATGGGCTTTGCACAGAAGAAGAAAGGGTGTAAGTTGTGGCGGAGATTACAGGGTGGTAAGAAATTGGTAAAGCATAGAGCTCCGAAGCATGGCCTGGGAAAGGACAGGCATGGTCACAAATCTGCGGTTAAGGATGATGGTGTTGATGCGCTTTTGTCCGGTATAAGCAAGGAGTCCAGCATTGAAGAGTGCAATTCTGCTCTGATCCGTCTTGAGAAGCTCAGCGATGAGAAGGCTCTTAACTTCTTTGACTGGATGAAGGTTAACGGGAAGCTAAAGGGGAATCCTCATGCATATCACCTAGCTCTTCAAGCCATTGCCTGGAAGGAGGACTGGAAGATGGCTGAACTGTTGCTTTGTGAAATGGTTGCTGATTCAGGTTGCACACTGGATGCTCGAGCATTTAATGGACTGATATATGTTTGTGCTAAAAGGAGGCTTGATGCTTGGGCAACAAAGTGGTTTCACATGATGCTTGAGAGAGAAGTGCAGCCGAACTTGTCTACCTTTGGTATGCTTATGGTCCTTTACCAGAAGACTGGGAAACTATCTGAGGCTGAATTCACTTTCCAAAAAATGAGGAATTGCAATATCAAATGTGTCAATGCTTACTCAGCCATGATTACTTTGTATACACGTTTAGGCCTCTTTGCCAAGTCCGAGGATACTATTAATCTAATGAACAATGATGGGTTAGTTCCAAACATGGAAAATTGGTTGGTGCGGTTGAATGTGTACTGCCAACAGGGTAAAATGGAGGAGGCTGAATTGGTCTTGCAGTCCATGGTTGACGAAGGATTCACCCTGAATATTGTAGCATACAACACTTTAATTACAGGATATGGAAAAAGTTCTGATGTGCAGAAGGCAAACAGAGTGTTTGATAGCCTTGGTAGTGCAGGTTTAGCTCCTGATGAAACCACCTATAGATCGATGGTAGAAGGTTTTGGTAGAGCAAATATATATGAAGAGGCAATTTTGTACTACAGGAAGCTCAAGGGTGCTGGTTTCCGACCAAATGCATCCAACTTTTACACTATGATCAACCTACTAGCAAGACGTGATGACAATGAAACTGCAGCTGAAATTATGGAGGACATGAGGGCAGCAGGCTGTCAGTGTTCATCAATTGTTACTGTTCTTGTTCGGGCTTATGGAGCAGTAGGAAGAATGCATAAGGTTCTTCCTATTCTACAAGCTTGTTTCAACAAGAAGATTTTGTTTGATGCTACCTCATGCTCTATTTTGGTAACATCATTTGTTCAAAAGTCTTTACTGGAAGAAGCTTTGTACATTCTGCGTGAAAAGAAATGGAAAGATTCTGCTTTTGAAGATAACTTATATCATATGTTGATATGTTCTTGCAAAGAGGGTGGCAGTTACAATGATGCTGTTAGGATATACAATCAGATGCCTAAGTCTGAAACACATCCTAATCCCCGTATTTCTTGCACCATGATTGATGTCTTCAGCATGATGAAGAGGTTTGCCGATGCTGAAGCTATTTACCTTGAACTGAAGGCTTCAGCTTCTGTACTTGATATGATTGCTTATAGTGTCATTGTGAGAATGTATATTAAAGCACAACGACTAGAGGATGCTTGTTCAATTTTGGCAGAAATGGAGAAACAAAAAGAAATAATTCCTGATAAGTATCTTTTTCTCGACATGCTTCGGACTTACCAAAAATGTGGTCTGCTCGAGAAGTTGGCTGATACATATTACTGGATACGTAAGAGTCAAGTTGAATGTGATGAAGCCATGTATAACTGCATTATTAATTGCTGTGGGCGGGCCATACCTGTTGATGAGCTGTCCAGAATTTTTGATGAAATGATTCAACAGGGACACTTAGCAAACACTGTTACCCTCAATGTATTGCTAGATATATATGGAAAAGCTGGGCTTTTTAACAGGGCTGAAAAGGTCTTTATCATGGCTCGCAAGCAGGGCCTGGCGGATATCATATCATACAATACCATTATTGCCGCATATGCAAAAAGTGGCAATTTTCATAGTATGAATTATTTTGTCCAAATGATGCAGGATGCAGggtttcctgtttctcctgagGCATACAATTGTATGCTGGATGCTTATGGAAAAGCAGGGCAACTGGAAGAGTTTGCTTCTGTTTTGCAGAAGATGAAGAGAGCAAAATGCAAGTTTGATCACTACACCTACAATATAATGATCAATATTTATGGGAGAAGGGGTTGGATAGAAGATGTTTCGAATGTTCTTGCAGAGCTAAAGGACCGAGGTGTTGTGCCAGATCTGTACAGTTACAATACCTTGATAAAAGCATATGGGATAGCAAGAATGCCCGAAGATGCTGTCAAACTGATGCAAGAGATGAGGATTAAAGGCATCAGCCCTGATCGGGTGACATATGCTAACCTCATTGCTGCCCTACAAAGGAAtgaaaatttcctagaagctgTTAAATGGTCACTCTGGATGAGGCAAACAGGAGTTGTAGGGTGTGGAGCTCGAGCATAA
- the LOC8073235 gene encoding BTB/POZ and MATH domain-containing protein 1 — protein MASESPRTWSASVSAVETAHGTHSFRIARYSLHKKASVNKCFYSAVFTVGGHDWRIRYCPDGAEPPMTMIVNSSYDSDSVFLELTAGDGGKLVEVRATYGFRMVNPVTGISYSRNDSGLQVFHSNRRSHGFTMFVRKVEQHKYLQDDCLVIECDVMVVKELQVKEATCVTSGFDIQVPPSDLSHDLRKLLESEEEADVKFKVKEEVFHAHKIVLAMRSPVFKAELYGPMRDKGMVESITIQGMDPAVFKGLLHFIYTDRFPRMDDLVEDEEQQDMVKHLLVAADRYGMERLKSMCEGILCSNLDVESVAYTMALAGQHHCSKLKSACIEFIINSNLMDVVVASQGYEHLKRACPDVAVELWENSAKSPITRSSCIGGQLMNYPILN, from the coding sequence ATGGCGTCCGAGAGCCCAAGGACCTGGTCGGCGTCGGTGTCCGCCGTGGAGACGGCGCACGGCACGCACTCGTTCAGGATCGCCCGTTACAGCCTGCACAAGAAGGCCAGCGTCAACAAGTGCTTCTACTCCGCCGTCTTCACCGTTGGCGGCCACGACTGGCGCATCCGCTACTGCCCTGACGGAGCGGAACCACCCATGACCATGATCGTGAACAGCAGCTACGACTCTGACTCCGTCTTTCTCGAGCTCACCGCCGGCGACGGCGGCAAGCTTGTCGAGGTGAGGGCAACCTACGGATTCAGGATGGTGAACCCTGTCACCGGGATTTCATACTCGCGCAACGACTCCGGTCTGCAAGTGTTCCATAGCAATCGGCGTTCCCACGGCTTCACCATGTTCGTCAGGAAGGTCGAACAACACAAATACTTGCAGGATGACTGCCTCGTGATAGAGTGCGATGTCATGGTAGTCAAAGAATTGCAGGTGAAGGAGGCCACTTGTGTCACCTCCGGCTTTGACATTCAAGTCCCTCCCTCAGACTTATCACATGATCTGAGAAAGTTGCTAGAGTCAGAGGAGGAAGCAGATGTGAAGTTCAAGGTGAAAGAGGAGGTTTTCCATGCCCACAAGATCGTGCTAGCGATGCGGTCACCGGTGTTCAAAGCGGAGCTCTACGGTCCGATGAGGGACAAGGGGATGGTGGAGAGCATCACAATTCAAGGTATGGATCCTGCTGTTTTCAAGGGACTGCTTCATTTCATATACACAGATAGGTTTCCTCGCATGGATGATCTTGTTGAGGATGAGGAGCAGCAAGATATGGTAAAACATTTGCTCGTGGCGGCAGACAGATATGGTATGGAAAGGTTGAAATCAATGTGTGAAGGCATCCTTTGCAGTAACTTGGATGTTGAGAGTGTCGCATATACCATGGCTCTAGCTGGCCAGCACCACTGCAGCAAGCTTAAAAGTGCCTGCATCGAATTTATCATCAATTCCAATCTGATGGATGTTGTGGTAGCAAGCCAAGGGTACGAACACCTCAAGAGAGCATGCCCTGATGTCGCTGTGGAACTATGGGAGAATTCTGCAAAATCTCCCATCACGAGGTCATCTTGCATTGGGGGTCAACTTATGAATTACCCGATATTGAATTAG